A region from the Chitinivibrionales bacterium genome encodes:
- a CDS encoding pyrimidine/purine nucleoside phosphorylase produces the protein MDQFASVTVVKKANVYFGGNVTSRTVLFAGGEKKTLGIMMPGEYEFGTADKEIMEILAGNLTVQLPGNPAWKAFSAGQTFEVPANSKFKLKVSALTDYCCSYVK, from the coding sequence ATGGACCAGTTCGCCAGCGTCACCGTGGTCAAAAAAGCAAACGTTTATTTCGGCGGCAATGTCACCAGCAGGACCGTTCTGTTCGCCGGCGGGGAGAAGAAGACCCTTGGCATCATGATGCCGGGGGAGTATGAATTCGGCACCGCGGACAAGGAAATCATGGAGATACTCGCGGGAAACCTGACCGTTCAGCTTCCGGGCAATCCGGCCTGGAAGGCGTTCTCGGCAGGACAGACCTTCGAGGTGCCGGCCAATTCGAAGTTCAAGCTCAAGGTGTCGGCGCTGACGGATTACTGCTGTTCGTACGTAAAATAA
- a CDS encoding TIGR02147 family protein, with protein MKHLYEYMNYRDYLRDSYAAKKREHPFYSYRLFSQKAGFTSPNFLKLVIDDKRNLSKESVFKFSKALSHNKKEAEYFENLVFFNQSWTLEEKNAYLAKLMKYRRKTDPKKIEESEYSYYSEWYHPVIRELVTAVDFKGDYKTLGRAVIPTISAVEAEKSVTLLLDLAFIEKTGNGRYAKSAATLTTGPLVRSIAVANYHKAMMQRAAESIERFPADQRDISSLTLSVSHATKNAVIEKLREFRKELLDMAEADRNPDVAVQVNFQLFPLSAPFNNGGGRP; from the coding sequence CCCGTTTTATTCGTACCGGCTGTTTTCGCAGAAAGCCGGCTTCACCTCGCCCAACTTTCTCAAGCTCGTCATCGACGACAAGCGGAACCTGTCAAAAGAAAGCGTTTTCAAGTTCTCAAAGGCGCTCTCCCACAACAAAAAAGAGGCCGAATATTTTGAGAACCTTGTTTTCTTCAACCAGAGCTGGACGCTCGAGGAGAAAAACGCCTATCTTGCGAAGCTGATGAAATACCGGCGGAAAACGGACCCGAAGAAAATCGAGGAGTCGGAATATTCCTATTATTCCGAATGGTACCATCCCGTGATCAGGGAACTGGTGACCGCCGTCGATTTCAAGGGTGATTATAAAACACTCGGCCGCGCCGTGATACCGACCATCTCGGCCGTTGAGGCGGAAAAATCGGTGACGCTGCTACTTGACCTTGCCTTCATCGAAAAAACCGGCAACGGGCGTTATGCGAAGAGCGCGGCCACGCTCACCACCGGCCCGCTTGTCCGTTCCATTGCCGTGGCTAATTACCACAAGGCGATGATGCAGCGCGCCGCCGAGTCTATCGAGCGCTTCCCCGCTGACCAGCGCGACATCTCGAGCCTCACGCTCAGCGTGTCACACGCAACGAAAAACGCCGTCATCGAGAAGCTCCGCGAGTTCCGCAAGGAGCTTCTTGACATGGCGGAAGCCGACAGGAACCCGGACGTGGCGGTGCAGGTCAACTTCCAGCTTTTTCCCCTGTCCGCGCCCTTTAACAATGGCGGAGGGCGGCCATGA
- a CDS encoding glycoside hydrolase family 30 protein, producing MAPKKTLLLAICFVMIGSAFAQQVTWMRSSSGGDKMKMQTLSFHAAGTTEPLTVTVNPAQTYQTMVGFGGSFTDAGAWALNYLSATDRAAVEAAYFGPTGANYEVCRSQMGASDFSAVLYSYDDNAGDYSLSKFSVAHDQTYILQWEKEAMGLNPDLKIFGSPWSAPGWMKSNGNMDNGGSLLANCDTTWALYFVKWYQAYKAFGVTPWGVTIQNEPAATQSWPSMIFSDVQERDFMKNYLGPMLARNNLGPNVLNVMFLDHNRDMMVQWANTFYSDATVTPMVWGEAIHWYDYQNLFSAVNTVYTTYKSLGKHILATEQCITGFNQSNPESWQQSAENYAHDIWGDCTNGSEGWVDWNMILNQQGGPNLSSNWCDAGILINTAAKTYTMRPVYYAMAQYSKYVRTGAVRIGTTLSGSYTPEVMAFKNPDSSYAVIVHNPANASYNGRVVIGSNQIEYATTPYSIDDFFWYPGGVPVINNKKPAGTVHSSAKSNLSAWRQVMGLDRSDVLGPEAYTVSGKRVLTSPAGRVTPGVYVTKPGQN from the coding sequence ATGGCTCCCAAAAAGACGCTCTTGCTGGCAATTTGTTTTGTCATGATCGGATCCGCGTTCGCGCAACAAGTCACCTGGATGAGGTCGTCCAGCGGCGGCGACAAAATGAAGATGCAAACGCTCTCATTTCACGCCGCAGGCACCACCGAACCGTTGACCGTTACCGTAAATCCGGCGCAGACCTATCAGACCATGGTGGGATTCGGCGGTTCCTTCACCGATGCCGGGGCGTGGGCGTTGAACTACCTCAGTGCCACCGACCGCGCGGCGGTGGAGGCGGCCTACTTCGGCCCCACCGGCGCCAATTACGAAGTATGCCGCTCTCAGATGGGTGCAAGCGATTTTTCCGCGGTTTTATACAGTTACGATGACAATGCGGGCGACTATTCCCTGAGCAAGTTCAGCGTTGCGCATGACCAGACATACATACTTCAATGGGAAAAAGAAGCCATGGGGCTGAATCCCGACCTTAAAATCTTCGGCTCCCCCTGGAGCGCGCCGGGATGGATGAAGTCGAACGGGAACATGGACAATGGCGGGTCGTTGCTCGCGAATTGCGACACCACATGGGCATTGTATTTTGTCAAGTGGTACCAGGCATACAAGGCATTCGGCGTGACGCCATGGGGGGTCACCATTCAGAACGAACCGGCCGCGACGCAGAGCTGGCCTTCCATGATCTTCTCGGACGTCCAGGAGCGGGATTTCATGAAGAACTATCTCGGGCCTATGCTGGCAAGGAACAATCTCGGTCCGAACGTCCTCAATGTCATGTTTCTCGACCACAACAGGGATATGATGGTCCAGTGGGCAAACACGTTCTATTCCGACGCTACCGTGACCCCCATGGTATGGGGAGAGGCAATCCACTGGTACGACTACCAGAACCTGTTCAGCGCGGTCAACACGGTTTACACGACATACAAGAGTTTGGGCAAGCACATCCTCGCGACTGAGCAATGCATCACCGGCTTTAACCAGTCCAATCCTGAATCGTGGCAGCAGAGCGCGGAAAACTACGCCCACGACATCTGGGGTGATTGCACCAACGGCTCCGAAGGCTGGGTGGACTGGAACATGATCCTCAACCAGCAGGGAGGCCCGAACCTGTCCTCGAACTGGTGCGATGCCGGAATTCTCATCAATACCGCGGCCAAGACATATACAATGAGGCCCGTTTACTATGCAATGGCCCAATATTCGAAATATGTCCGGACCGGCGCAGTGCGCATAGGCACCACGTTGTCAGGCAGCTATACCCCCGAGGTAATGGCCTTTAAAAATCCCGACTCCAGTTATGCGGTGATCGTGCACAATCCGGCAAACGCCTCGTATAACGGCAGAGTGGTGATCGGAAGCAATCAGATTGAATATGCGACGACGCCCTATTCCATTGACGACTTTTTCTGGTATCCGGGCGGAGTTCCGGTCATCAACAATAAAAAACCTGCCGGGACTGTCCACTCATCGGCAAAAAGCAATCTTTCGGCCTGGCGCCAGGTAATGGGCCTTGACAGATCAGATGTGCTTGGACCCGAAGCCTATACGGTGTCGGGAAAAAGAGTATTGACATCTCCCGCGGGCCGTGTTACTCCGGGCGTATACGTGACCAAGCCGGGTCAAAACTAA
- a CDS encoding tetratricopeptide repeat protein, with amino-acid sequence MKNTRLRFPPGAVIIAACFACVNIGCVYFNLYYNAETAYETALKAHLKILKNNPDSTGLPPEVEAGFKKAIDKGNKVFELYPRSKKWHDKALFLVGKSHYYLGECDKAIRTFRQMQKEFPNSPFIPETYVFIGRAYLKAGDLEEAEKAFALAVERYPQVNKGQEINMFKADLAMRREGKSQAIMILEENYKAAKADDQKMDLAIKIAQLYSDLKQYDKAIAYLEKSPRVKDLSDQLYRIDYLLASCYADKGDLNRALAIVNAMLPVKQYVAKVALIRLKKGDILDRLGRTDEAIDMYKQVCESATAGDAVGDAWFYLGCIYQMKKDDLKKAKECFDKAIPVLKNADMKDVATRRSKAIETLFKFRTDKKAPDTLKTASSTDFKVGELFWLELDQPDSAYKHYCASVRDTQHAAQAPKALYSAAWIARYALADSVKADSLFKLLIARYPANIYAQKAQIARGETVTIFTRQDSAREAFDAAEKIFFADSNPDSAATAYVEVYKKYPNSDFGPKSLYAAAWINDNVLDKNRTAKGLYETLCDSFPSSSYCQNEARPRLKVVADSLAALRALRRSPASGAAAPAQKGVPVTKKTQDSLAVSDSAAVPQAAVKPPPAVQQTPPGPGLPPEGYNRGRYRGSGPPNTPAQQPAPAAPAPKPDSVANVNTESTKK; translated from the coding sequence ATGAAAAATACCCGCTTGCGTTTCCCGCCCGGTGCCGTGATTATTGCCGCATGCTTTGCATGCGTCAACATCGGGTGCGTTTACTTCAATCTGTATTACAACGCCGAGACCGCCTACGAGACCGCGCTCAAGGCGCACCTGAAAATTCTCAAGAACAATCCGGATTCAACGGGTCTGCCGCCGGAAGTGGAAGCGGGTTTCAAAAAGGCGATTGACAAGGGCAACAAAGTGTTTGAGCTGTATCCTCGGAGTAAAAAATGGCACGACAAGGCGCTGTTCCTCGTCGGAAAGTCGCACTATTATCTGGGCGAATGCGACAAGGCGATCCGCACCTTCCGGCAGATGCAGAAGGAATTCCCGAACAGCCCCTTTATCCCGGAGACCTACGTGTTCATCGGCCGCGCTTATTTGAAAGCGGGAGACCTTGAGGAGGCCGAAAAGGCGTTTGCGCTTGCCGTTGAGCGGTATCCGCAAGTCAACAAGGGGCAGGAGATAAACATGTTCAAGGCCGATCTCGCCATGCGCAGGGAGGGCAAGTCGCAGGCGATCATGATTCTCGAGGAAAATTACAAGGCCGCCAAAGCCGACGACCAGAAGATGGACCTCGCCATAAAAATAGCCCAGCTCTACAGCGACCTCAAGCAATACGACAAGGCGATCGCGTACCTTGAAAAGTCGCCCCGCGTCAAGGACCTTTCCGACCAGCTGTACCGCATCGACTACCTGCTCGCGTCGTGCTACGCCGACAAGGGCGATCTCAACCGGGCGCTCGCTATTGTCAATGCGATGCTCCCCGTCAAGCAGTACGTGGCGAAGGTGGCGCTCATCCGCCTTAAAAAAGGCGACATCCTCGACCGGCTCGGCAGGACCGACGAGGCCATCGACATGTACAAGCAGGTGTGCGAGAGCGCCACGGCGGGCGACGCGGTGGGCGATGCATGGTTTTACCTGGGCTGCATTTACCAGATGAAAAAAGACGACCTCAAGAAAGCCAAGGAGTGCTTTGACAAGGCCATACCCGTGCTTAAAAATGCCGACATGAAGGATGTGGCGACCAGGCGCAGCAAGGCGATAGAAACCCTGTTTAAATTCCGCACCGACAAAAAGGCGCCCGACACCCTGAAGACGGCGTCGAGCACCGACTTCAAGGTCGGCGAGCTGTTCTGGCTCGAGCTTGACCAGCCGGACTCGGCGTACAAGCACTACTGCGCGTCGGTGCGCGACACGCAGCACGCGGCCCAGGCGCCCAAGGCGCTGTATTCCGCGGCGTGGATCGCGCGGTACGCCCTCGCCGACAGCGTGAAGGCCGACAGCCTTTTCAAACTGCTCATCGCGCGGTACCCGGCCAACATCTACGCGCAGAAGGCGCAGATCGCGCGCGGCGAGACCGTCACCATCTTCACGCGCCAGGACTCGGCCCGCGAGGCGTTTGACGCGGCGGAGAAAATATTCTTTGCCGACAGCAACCCCGATTCAGCCGCAACGGCGTACGTGGAGGTGTATAAAAAATACCCGAATTCCGACTTCGGCCCCAAGAGCCTGTACGCGGCGGCTTGGATCAACGACAACGTGCTTGACAAAAACAGGACCGCCAAGGGGCTTTACGAAACGCTGTGCGACTCGTTCCCGTCGTCGTCATACTGCCAGAACGAGGCGCGGCCGAGGCTCAAGGTGGTCGCCGACTCGCTCGCGGCCCTGCGCGCCCTCCGGAGGTCTCCGGCATCGGGCGCGGCGGCGCCGGCGCAAAAGGGCGTGCCCGTAACAAAGAAGACGCAGGATTCCCTGGCGGTCAGCGACTCTGCCGCAGTGCCGCAGGCCGCGGTAAAGCCCCCGCCGGCAGTGCAGCAGACGCCGCCCGGCCCCGGCCTGCCGCCCGAGGGCTACAACCGCGGAAGGTACCGCGGCAGCGGGCCGCCGAACACGCCGGCGCAGCAGCCTGCGCCGGCAGCACCCGCGCCGAAACCCGATTCAGTCGCAAATGTCAATACTGAAAGCACGAAAAAATAA